CTGGTGAACATCAGCACCATGCTCTTcccacaatcacagaatcatggaatggcttgggttggaagggtccttaAAGGTCACTCgttccagggacagcaggatggGGGGATTCTCCCTCTCCACTCAGGTGAGATCTCAGTGGGAACACTGGGGCTCAGCAcagagggacctggagctgctggagtgagcCCAGAGGAGGGCATGGAGATGCTGCAAGGGCTGGatacaggctgggagagctgggggtgctcacctggagagctcagagccccttgcagggcctgaaggggctccaggagagctgcagagggactggggacaagggatggagggacaggacacagggaatggctcccagtgccagagggcagggctggatgggatacTGAGCAGGAattgctccctgtgagggtggttaAGGGCTGGGACGGCATTCCCAATGCAGTTATCCCCGGGATCCCGGGATTTCTGCCACAGCCGGGATTTCCCGGGTCCCGCCCGCCCCCTCaggccggccccgccccgcagCTCTCGCGCGCCAGGCGGAGCTCTCGCGAGACTTCCCAAGATGGCGCCGGCGGGCAGCGCAAACCTGCCGTGGTACGGCCGGGAGCGGGGGCACACCGGGACACCGAGATACCGGGGTAACGCGGCGGGAGCTGCCCCGGCGCTCACTgccctctcctttccttccccgCTGCAGGGTGGAGAAGTACCGTCCGCAGGCGCTGTCCGAGCTGGTATCTCACCGGGACATCCTCAGCACCGGTAGTTAATCCCTCCCCGCGCGGTGACCCCCCCGCCGGTCCcggctgtcccccagccctgttaTCCCGGTGTTATCCCATTGTTATCCCATTGTTATCCCGTTATCCCGCAGTGCAGCGCTTCATCAGCGAGGATCGGCTCCCCCATCTGCTCCTCTATGGGCCGCCCGGTACCGGGAAGACATCCACCATCCTGGCCTGTGCCCGACAGCTCTACCGGGAGCGGGAGTTCGGTTCCATGGTGCTGGAGGTGAGCGGGAACGCGGTGgggtgggattgggatgggatccatggcattgggatgggatccatgggatgggaaaggatgggatgggatctaTGGGACGGGATGGGAAGAGAAAGCATGAGAGAAAGGATGAGGAGAATAgaatgggaagggatggagtGGGATGGAAGGAGAATGGATGGGAAGGAATGGGATGGggtgaagaagaaaagggaTGGGATGTGATAGGATagaatgggaagggaagggatgggatccatgggatctatgggatgggatgggatgggatggaattaGATGAGATGGAATGAGATGGAATGGGATGCAAGGATGTGGATCCACACCGTTCCCTTCCAGCTCAACGCCTCCGATGACCGGGGCATTGACATCGTCCGAGGGCCCATCCTGAGCTTTGCCAGCACCAGGACCATCTTTAAGTAAGTGCTGGGTCTGGGCTTCCCAAAACTCCCCATCTCTTTGgcaccctcctgccctggcacttgGATTGGGAAGGGGATTTGGGAGGGCAGGAACATGCCCAGCAAGCAGGGAGGGTGAGGATGCAAGAGGGGCTTctcaggagccagcctgggaacaaacatcccatcccagcaccaaACCCGCCTTTTCTTAGGAAAGGCTTCAAGCTGGTGATCCTGGATGAAGCCGATGCCATGACCCAGGATGCTCAGAACGCCCTGAGGAGAGGTGAGGGAATCCAACCCCATGGGAATCCCACACTGTGGGCAGCCATGGCCTCATCCAGCCCTCACAGGGTGGGAATCAGGACGAGGCAGCCCCAGgaccctcctcccctccctccttttgGCAGTGATCGAGAAGTTCACAGAGAACACGCGGTTCTGCCTCATCTGTAACTACCTCTCCAAGATCATTCCTGCCCTGCAGTCCCGCTGCACCCGCTTCCGCTTCGGGCCCCTGACCCCGGAGCTGATGGTGCCGCGGCTCCAGCACGTCATCCAGGAGGAGGGGTGAGTGGGGATCCCCCCTGTGCCCCatgccctgccagggaggagcagcaggccGGACTCCCATGGTGTTGTGTTCCAGGGTGGACGTGACCGAGGACGGGATGAAGGCTCTGGTGACCCTCTCGAGCGGGGACATGCGCAGGGCCCTTAATATCTTGCAGGTGGGACTGTGGCCATCAGCCCCTggccagctgagctggagggGCTTCTTCAtcctccctgttccctcctcttcctcagagCACCTCCATGGCCTTTGGGAAGGTGACAGAGGAGAACGTTTACACCTGCACGGGACATCCCCTCAAGTCTGACATCGCCAACATCCTCGACTGGATGCTGAACCAGGATTTTTCCACAGCCTACCGCAGTATCCTCTACCCTGGGGGTCATTCCCAGCTGGGATAagtcctgctccttcccagggaTCTCTGTGGCCTCTGGGGTGGGTGCTGTTCACTGGGGAGGCTCTTGGGGTTGCTGGAAAGATGAGGAGTGGGATGTGGCAGGGAAACACCTGGAAGCAAGGCCTTGACTCGCTCTCATCAGAAATCATGGAGCTGAAAACGCTGAAgggcctggccctgcaggaCATCCTCACTGAGATCCATCTCTTCGTGCACAGAGGTGGGGAAAGGCTCTGCCTCCAGATGATCCTGGAGAGGCCAAGCTTCCCCCTGGCCTTCACTGAGTGTTTCCTTCTCTCCACAGTTGACTTCCCCCCCTCCATCCGCATCCAGCTGCTGATCAAGCTGGCAGACATCGAGTAAGTGTCACTGCCCCACTGTGGGGACCCTGGGGTGGCTCCTGGTGGTTCCTGGGTactgctggcacacagcccatGGCTGTGGGGGGCACACATAATGCTGGAAACCCCCAAAGCTGCCCTTGGTCCCTCTCCAGGTACCgcctggctgctggcaccagcGAGAAGATCCAGCTGAGCTCCCTCATCGCCGCCTTCCAGGTCACCAGGGACCTGGTGGTGGCTGAAGCCTGATCCTGCCGGGTGGATCTGCTGCTGGATTTGGGAAGGACCATCAGCCCCatgcctggagctgcttcctgcagcttcccagatCTTTTTGGAAGCCTTGAGCGCACAGTCAGGGTAAAAAGGTTGTTTTTTAGCATTATTCCCAATGGGAAAATACAGGTGCCTCCAAAGCCCAGCAGGTCGCACTGGTCTTTGATTTTCCCTCCTGAAAGGAGCTGGGGGGTTAGGGATGCACCAGCTTTCAGTGTTCAGCTGTTCCCAAGGGAAAAACAACATCCTGGTGATGTCTGGAGGAGAATTCCCTCCACAAAGTCTGCCAGCACACAAGGGAACGTGCTGTTGCTCCAGCCACCAGCTAAGCTGGAGGATGGGGACAAACAAAACACTTCTGCATGCTCAGCATGTCTGGGAATTTGGCTGATTGAGTGCCACGCTGCAGCTCGGAGAGAAAACAACAGAGGAATGGGGGCAGGGGGTGGGGTGAAGCCACCTCTTCCCACAGATGGACACCCCTGCCACccctccctggcagccagggcgGTGCCAGGCACTCCCAGGTCACCTGAGCGAGCCAGGAGGGAAATCATGAGGAATCAATTTTTATTAATTGAGACCTGCTCGGGCTTGTCCCACTCCTGCCCAcaccaggagagcagcagagcccacgCTCCAGCGGGATGGAGGGACATTCCCAGGTGGGTGTTTGGGGGGTTCAGCCCCATATTTGTGCAGGTGacaacagctctgctcccacagcagctgttccACCATCATCCCACACCACTGCACTCAGAAGCAGAAGCACCTGACCCaacccagcaggcagcaggggacaggggcaCCTGTGGCCCACCCGTGTCCCCTGCAGGGCCaccacagctctgtgtgggattttgctgggtttttgtaTTATGACACCAAAAAAAGCCCTCCACAGCCCCAAAACCACGGAGCAGCGACGCTCCTGGCTCACAGCTCGGCGTTCCTGCGGCGCCACCAGCCCAGGCCGAGCCCTGGAGCTCACCTccatgctctgctctccctgctgccttaAAAAGTCCTGTAAGTGAGGAATTCCTTCAGCTTCCTGGGAATGGGCAGCGCCAGCACCTGGTAGGTTGTGAGGAAGGTGCGCAGGGCTTTGCGGCACAAGTGCTTGAGCGACGAGAGGACCCTCGGGGCTGTCCAGAACTGCACGTGGCCATCCCTGGTCCTGCAATGGGATCCAAACAAACAACCCTGAGCTCAGGGCAGAGGGACACAAGGAATTCCAGCTGTCCCCAAATGAGCATGTGTTCCCCAGCCCAAGAAAACTATGCCCAGGGAAGGCCAGAatttgctgagctgcaggaggaaggaggaaccCTGTGCTTCTCCACCCTCTTCTCCTGTTTACTCACCCCGTGGCAATGAATCCTCCATGTGGGAAGTACATGCAGCACAGACCGTTGGTCATGGGGGCAAAGGCCACTGGAGACCTCAGCTCCAAGGCCCAGATCCTCAGGAGCCTGTGGAGAAAGGGAGAGGACACAGTGCAGTGCCTGCTGCCAAAATAAAGCCTCTGGGATCAcccaaagacagaaaaaaaggatttgcTTCCCATAGGAGTGTTCCACGGAGGACTGTCCCCTGCTGAGTGAGTGACATGCTGAGGGTGGCACAGCACCCAGGAGGACACAGGACTCAGCTCAGGGTGACAGGACCCTGACCTTGCTACCCCCACCCTTGTCGCAGCCCAGCCATGGTGTTCCCACAGGCCTGACCCTTCTCCTGATTCCAGGAATTGGTGGGGATCTGGAGCATTTATTCCCCAcctcctgagctcctgcttCATTCTGGTCTCCTCTGGGTCCCCACAGGGGTTCACTCACCTGTCATCTGCCACCGTGGCCAGGTACAGCCCCTCGGGGGAGAAGCAGACGGAGCGCAGGGAGCTGGTGTAGATTTCACTGCTGGAGTCCAGCGTGGAGTGCAACGGGACGTGGCTGTGGGTGGGGACAACATCCCAGTGTCACCTctgagctgccaccagccccttccccagctggggctggcagagccacCAAACCTGGCAAGCCAGACCCCTATCCTGCCTCTGGAAGCAGAGGAGTGGTGATGGCTGTgctcagagggaagggaaaggcacatccagccctaaaaacctccctggcactgtcacacagtgtccccatggtCCATATCACAGTATAGACAAGGTGGCTGTGCCCATCCAGCAGGGAAAGCCAGATCCAGCCCCAAAACCTCCCTGGCActgtcccacagtgtccccatgtccatATCACAGTGTAGACAAGGTGGCTGTGCCCATCCAGTGGGCAAAGTCACATCCAGCCCTAAAAACCTCCCTGGCATtgctctgcctgtcccacagtgtcccacaCCACAGTGTAGACGTGGTGGCTGTGCCCATCCAGCAGGGAAAGCCACATCCAGCCCTAAAAGCCTCCCTGGCAttgctgtgtcccctcccacgTGGTTGTACCGCAGTGTCCTGAGCTGCTCCCCCGTGTAGGGGTCCCACATGATGACACAGGCGTCGTAGGAGGCGGTGACAAGGAGCGCAGAGTCCGGGGAGAAGTCACAGGACACCACGCTGCTCTGGTGGCCCTCCAGCCTCCGGATGAGGGTGTAGGATCTCATGCTccacagcagggcctgtggGATTTGGGCAGGGGATCAGGCTGGGAGCATCCCAAGGGTTAAAGCACGTGGGCTCTGCTCACAGCTTCCAGCTCCTGAGGAGCCAGGGTAGCACGGCCTGGCCCTTCTCCAGGGGGGTttctggggacacagcaggtaCAGGAATAGTTCCCATCCTGCAGGACTCACCGATTTctcaccagcagcagagcagagcatgcTGCAGTCtggggagatggagcagcagtaCACCCACTGCACGTGGCCCGACAGCACCTGCACCTGccgccctggggacagcagaaaTGTGTCACCAGAGGGGAACAGGACTccttggctctgctctccctccctttccccagaGGGAATTCACATTGGGCTGGGGATTCCCTGGGTAAATCCCAAGGCAATGCCCTCCTGCATCTCCCAGGTTACACTGCTCCCTGTCACATGGCTGTCCCCTTCTGCCTCAAATATTGTCCCCAAAGGTCCCCTCCACCACCTTCCCTCCCAAGATTGGTTTCTCCCCCTTCcctgacccagcacagggataTCCCTGCACATTCCTACCATCCCTGCTCAGGTCCCACACGCGCAAGGTCTTGTCCCGTGAGGCTGACACGAGGATGGGGCTTCCATTGGGAGCAAAGCTCAGGTCCCTGACAACATCCTGGTGTCCCAAGAGGCTGAAGAGGAGgtgccctgcagagaggagccaggCTCAGTGCCATCCATCCTCGGGGAATGAGGCAGAGCATTCTTGCAGCCCTGCTTGGGACAGGGCAGGTattggggaagggaggagatgGGATCTCCTTCCACAGGGGAACAAGGGGACAGCCAGCCTGAAGCTACGACAGCGAGGGCTGCTCACCTGTCTGCACCTCCCACACCTTGATCTGCCCATCGTTGAGCCCGGTGGCCAGGACCAGGCAGGGAAGCCCCACGGCACAGGCAGGATCTGTGTCCCCATCCTCAGCTGCTGGCCAGGCACTGAAGGCCAGGCCCCACACGATCTGCCCACACTCCAGAGTCTTCTCCTTGGCTGCCCCACGGCTCCAGGTCTCCGCTTTGCCGCCCCGGCTCTTGCGCTCCGAGGTTTTGCAGCCgctggagggaggcagggatggggggagCGTTCACCCCAAGACCACCCAGCTCCATGCACCCATCCTCACCCCACACTGGGCAACCCCTGGGATCAATCCAAGCTGGGGAATGAATGGATGGAGAGCAGCACCGGGAGGACACCGCTGAAACACCCTGGGCTGATACCGCAatgtgggcagcaggaaaggagggGAATTCTGCCTCTCTGCCCCACTCAGATGAGACACCgcctgcagctgtggctgccccagccctggggttcCCAGCATGAGAAGGATGTGGAGTTGATGGAGTCAGACCAGaggaggagatgctccagggactgaagccaggctgggagagctgggggtgctcacctggagaggagaaggctccagggacacctcagagccccttgcagggcctgaaggggctccaggagagctgcagagggactggggacaagggatggagggacaggacacagggaatggctcccactgccagaaggcagggatggatgggatattgggaattaggaattgttccctggcagggtgggcaggccctggcacagggtgcccagagcagctgtggctgcccctggatccctggcagtgcccaagacgaggttgggcagggcttggagcaccctgggacagtggaaggtgtccctgcatgggcaggggtggcactggacgagctttagggtcccttttaacccaacccattccatgacTCCGCACTCACAGCTCGGCCTCTCCCAGGGGCCACGGGATCAGTTTGACCACGCAGTGTCCCTGGGACCAGGCGAACCAGGCCCCGTCGGGGGAGAAGGCGACGCTCCAGGTCTCGCAGCTGGATTTCCAGTCGTAGCGCTGGGGCCGGCCCGGCTTCAGCTCCGCCAGCAGCACCGGCTCCTCTGCGGGGGGACAGCCCCGTtacccccagagccccccaaaccccggtcaccctcacagccccagccctccccgtgtccccgccCGGCTCCCGCTCACCTCCGCTCGGCTTCatggcggccccgccgcccgctcggccccgccgggcccgcccGGCtcagggcggcggcggcggcggaagCGGCGGCGCGGGGAGGGGACCTGGAGCCGCCTcctccggccccgccgccacCGGCACCGCCCCGCGACCGGCATGGGGCGGGAGAGGGCCTGGAACGGCCTCCGTGAGGGAGAAACGGCGGGAACCGGGCCGGCCCCGAACGCCCGCCAGGCCCTGGGCAGCGACACCCTCAGAGACACACGCCGGGACACCTTCTGACAGGGACACCCTCAGTGACACGCAGCGAGACACCTCCCGGCAGGGACACCCTCAGGGACACCCTCAGAGACACACACCGGGACACCTCCCGGCAGGGACACCCTCAGGGACACACACCGGGACACCCTCAGAGACACACACCGGGACAACTCCCGGCAGGGACACCCTCAGGGACCCAGCACGGGGACAGCTCCCGGTCGCGACACCATCAGAGACCCGGCACCGAGACACCTCCCGGCACCGGGACATCCTCAGGGACTCGGCATCGGGACATCCCCTGGCAGTGACACCCTCAGAGACACACACCGGGACACCTCCGGGCACCGGGACACCCTCAGGGACCCGGCACCGGGACATCTCCCGGCAGTGACACCCTCAGGGACCCAACACCTTCACGGGGACACCCCTTGGCAGTGACATTCCCCCAAACCCACACCAGGACACCCCCTGGCAGTGACAGCCCCCAGGACACACAAGGTGACAGCCCCCGCCAGTGATCCCCCTTTCGGGGACCCAACACCCACAGAGTGAAACCCCTCACCAGTGACAGCCCCCACCAGTGACACCTCCTCCCTTAGCACCCACACGGGGACACCCCCTCCGCCAGTGACACCCCCAGGATGCAGCACCCACACGAGGACACCCCCTGCCAGCGACACCCCCAGAACCCCGCACCCGCTGGGTGACACCCCCCAATTCAGCAGCCCCCAAAAATCAGCACCCCTATATTCAtcccccccagcagcccccaagGATCTCACTAAGCCCCTCTTTAGCAGCACCCCGATCACCCCGTGCCCCACATTGTCCCCCCAAGGAGCAGCACCCCATCATCAGCCCCCCAAGAGTCAGCACCCCTCCTCTGAGCCCCTCCAGCACTCCCTGGGTGACACCCACCCTGACAatgccagcagcacacagctggccAGCACCCCAAATTCCACAGCCCCTCCAGGGGTGTCCCCCCTCGCCCCCCATCCTCTCTGGCTCAGGGTCCCTGGTGCAGGGAGCGGTGGCATTGGGGTGCTGCACCCACAGACACCCCAAGACCTGCTGGAGTCCCCCCGATTTGGCACCGGGTGCCCCCTCTGAGGGCTGGGGTCTCCCGGAGGACCCTTGGGGGGTCCCAtgcacttccttcctcccctgaTCCCCAAATCCAGGGTTTACCCATTCTCCCTCCCTACTTTGGCACTTTGGGGTCCAGACCGAGCCCCCCATCCCTGTCACCCCTTGTGACACGACAGGATCCCCTCACCACAGGTGCCACCGCTCtgccgtgcctcagtttccccgccTCTTGGACGGGGGGTGGCTTTGCTGTCCGGTCGCTGGCTGGCGATGGGACCCCCACGATGGGCACGGTGCCACCTCCCCCTGCTCGCCCTTCGCCCTGTGCCCGCCTGGCGCAGGTGGGAGCGGAGCGGCAGCAAAATCACcgaggagaggaaagaggaagaagcGGCGGTGCGAAGcggcggcggaggaggaggaggaggaggaagaggagggggcCGGTGCCGGCAGCCCCGCGGCGCTTCGCGGGGGCTCAGGGCACCCCCGGGCACCCATCGCAGCCCCCCAGGTGCCCGCCCCGAAGTTTGAAGTCCGCCGGCATGGGCAAAACCACCCGGCTGCGCTGCCGGGTGCAGGAGGGGAAGGACCTGCCCGCCAAGGACCTGTGAGTGGCTCGGGGGGCTCAGCGCCCCCCTATTTACCCCAGACCCACCCCGGGAGATGTGGCGGGGAGCCCCTGCACCCCCGCGCCTTTGGGAGTGTGGGGTGGTGAtcgggggctgcagggagaccCCCGCCCGCTCCTGCCCCGGGACACGGCTCAGCGGAGCTGGCACTCCCGGGCACCTCCGGATGTGCCAGCTTGGCACcgccagctgctcccagggctg
This is a stretch of genomic DNA from Ammospiza nelsoni isolate bAmmNel1 chromosome 18, bAmmNel1.pri, whole genome shotgun sequence. It encodes these proteins:
- the RFC5 gene encoding replication factor C subunit 5 isoform X1; this encodes MAPAGSANLPWVEKYRPQALSELVSHRDILSTVQRFISEDRLPHLLLYGPPGTGKTSTILACARQLYREREFGSMVLELNASDDRGIDIVRGPILSFASTRTIFKKGFKLVILDEADAMTQDAQNALRRVIEKFTENTRFCLICNYLSKIIPALQSRCTRFRFGPLTPELMVPRLQHVIQEEGVDVTEDGMKALVTLSSGDMRRALNILQSTSMAFGKVTEENVYTCTGHPLKSDIANILDWMLNQDFSTAYRKIMELKTLKGLALQDILTEIHLFVHRGGERLCLQMILERPSFPLAFTECFLLSTVDFPPSIRIQLLIKLADIEYRLAAGTSEKIQLSSLIAAFQVTRDLVVAEA
- the RFC5 gene encoding replication factor C subunit 5 isoform X2: MVLELNASDDRGIDIVRGPILSFASTRTIFKKGFKLVILDEADAMTQDAQNALRRVIEKFTENTRFCLICNYLSKIIPALQSRCTRFRFGPLTPELMVPRLQHVIQEEGVDVTEDGMKALVTLSSGDMRRALNILQSTSMAFGKVTEENVYTCTGHPLKSDIANILDWMLNQDFSTAYRKIMELKTLKGLALQDILTEIHLFVHRVDFPPSIRIQLLIKLADIEYRLAAGTSEKIQLSSLIAAFQVTRDLVVAEA
- the WSB2 gene encoding WD repeat and SOCS box-containing protein 2, which translates into the protein MKPSGEEPVLLAELKPGRPQRYDWKSSCETWSVAFSPDGAWFAWSQGHCVVKLIPWPLGEAELGCKTSERKSRGGKAETWSRGAAKEKTLECGQIVWGLAFSAWPAAEDGDTDPACAVGLPCLVLATGLNDGQIKVWEVQTGHLLFSLLGHQDVVRDLSFAPNGSPILVSASRDKTLRVWDLSRDGRQVQVLSGHVQWVYCCSISPDCSMLCSAAGEKSALLWSMRSYTLIRRLEGHQSSVVSCDFSPDSALLVTASYDACVIMWDPYTGEQLRTLRHVPLHSTLDSSSEIYTSSLRSVCFSPEGLYLATVADDRLLRIWALELRSPVAFAPMTNGLCCMYFPHGGFIATGTRDGHVQFWTAPRVLSSLKHLCRKALRTFLTTYQVLALPIPRKLKEFLTYRTF